The following coding sequences are from one Epilithonimonas vandammei window:
- a CDS encoding acyl-CoA thioesterase codes for MQKSKKPIDSLTVMTNIVLPNETNSLRNLFGGELLARMDRAGAISATKHSEKRVVTASVNHVSFDNPIPEGGIVVVEAKVSRAFSTSMEVYVDVWEDDPINQRKIHTNSGIYTFVAIDENGKPTKVPELEPETELEIERFAAAKRRKELSLILSGKMKPTDSIELKKLFLGE; via the coding sequence ATGCAAAAATCCAAAAAACCAATAGATAGCCTTACGGTAATGACGAACATCGTCTTGCCCAACGAAACCAATTCATTAAGAAATCTTTTCGGAGGCGAATTGTTGGCGAGAATGGATAGAGCTGGGGCTATTTCTGCTACAAAACATTCAGAAAAAAGAGTTGTTACAGCTTCTGTAAATCACGTGTCGTTCGATAATCCTATTCCAGAAGGTGGGATTGTGGTGGTAGAAGCCAAAGTCTCCCGTGCTTTTTCTACATCGATGGAGGTGTATGTGGATGTTTGGGAAGATGATCCAATTAATCAGAGAAAAATTCACACCAATAGTGGGATTTACACATTTGTGGCCATTGATGAAAACGGAAAACCTACAAAAGTTCCCGAACTGGAACCAGAAACAGAATTGGAAATCGAAAGATTTGCCGCTGCAAAAAGAAGAAAAGAATTATCATTAATCCTTTCCGGAAAAATGAAACCAACAGATTCTATAGAACTCAAAAAGTTATTCTTAGGAGAATAA